In Thermotoga sp. Ku-13t, one genomic interval encodes:
- a CDS encoding methyl-accepting chemotaxis protein: MSHRKSIAMRMFLLLLPTIAALLIVGNVLSYFRIKTTVNQLSGSSLEDLARSYALILSSKVESYRNVAISLASTPMLRPALKLALQMAGKVIENVLSTEKEKLPSEVLKCFVVFPDGSFFTEAMEDEEILVSRELVECVVDQTKIMVKKIDILHSEPVMLVSAPIVEGGEVLAAAGVAIELSWLDRALADLASKNLNIVLTDSQGLILSHSSQLELRFTALSKLGLQASKKLSKQRSVSEDVYLLSADVSNTDWQLHLVAPATLIDAPANSLRLFVLVTVSLVLAVSSLIMWLISSRLSSRLKQLLPVFESLKRGDLTRHSPHLGEDEIGKLSEHLNDVIRSLKELVNVSKDSAGLVSQTAEQVRDFSAHEKDQIQHLQRIFNAVGANIKNVAATFEEVNASMEELGASVKDLAEKASQLLEDATRMKQSISDGNELIVDVSRQVQSAFELSSRAQADIDELKTISERIGKITEVISNISEQTNLLALNAAIEAARAGEAGRGFAVVAEEIRKLASQTKNSVQQIDELLTNTNRTVLAVVQSVSSLRQAVLHVHNRQKELSGLLEQVWQRLQRTVETFQFVAETIRQHGVSAEEVSRASNSAFEAVARISEEASRTQELVDERQKAVQQLERVVEELIKSILQLKQKLDSFVTG, from the coding sequence ATGTCTCACAGAAAGAGTATAGCTATGAGGATGTTTCTCCTTCTGCTACCGACCATCGCTGCTCTTCTCATTGTTGGAAACGTGCTCTCCTACTTCAGAATCAAAACGACCGTGAACCAGCTGAGCGGCTCGAGCTTGGAGGACTTAGCCCGTTCTTACGCGCTCATACTGTCTTCGAAAGTGGAATCGTACAGGAACGTGGCAATCTCCCTCGCCAGCACGCCGATGCTGCGTCCCGCACTGAAGCTCGCTTTGCAGATGGCGGGCAAAGTTATCGAGAACGTTCTCAGTACCGAGAAGGAAAAACTGCCGAGCGAAGTGCTCAAATGTTTTGTGGTGTTCCCAGATGGAAGTTTCTTCACCGAGGCAATGGAGGATGAAGAAATACTTGTCTCGCGAGAACTGGTTGAGTGTGTGGTTGACCAGACGAAGATCATGGTGAAGAAGATAGACATTCTGCATTCTGAACCTGTCATGCTGGTGTCCGCACCGATAGTGGAAGGCGGAGAAGTTCTCGCAGCCGCGGGTGTGGCCATCGAACTCTCATGGCTGGACAGAGCGCTCGCGGATTTAGCTTCGAAGAACCTCAACATCGTGTTGACTGACTCGCAAGGTTTAATCCTCTCGCACAGCAGTCAACTCGAATTGAGATTCACGGCATTGTCGAAACTTGGCTTGCAGGCTTCAAAGAAGTTGAGCAAGCAGAGGTCCGTCTCTGAAGATGTGTACCTGTTGAGCGCGGATGTATCGAACACAGACTGGCAGTTGCATCTCGTTGCACCCGCCACGCTGATAGATGCGCCCGCGAACTCGCTCAGATTGTTCGTACTCGTCACAGTTTCGCTGGTCCTCGCAGTCTCTTCGTTGATCATGTGGTTGATTTCCAGTCGTCTCAGTTCCAGGTTGAAACAGTTGCTGCCGGTGTTTGAGTCTCTGAAACGCGGCGATCTGACGAGGCATAGTCCCCACCTTGGGGAGGACGAAATTGGAAAACTGTCAGAGCATCTAAACGATGTGATCAGAAGTTTGAAAGAACTGGTGAATGTTTCAAAGGACTCGGCCGGACTGGTTTCTCAGACGGCGGAGCAGGTTCGCGACTTCAGCGCCCATGAGAAGGATCAGATTCAGCACCTACAAAGAATATTCAACGCCGTGGGGGCGAACATAAAGAACGTGGCGGCCACCTTCGAAGAAGTGAACGCATCGATGGAGGAACTCGGTGCTTCCGTGAAAGACCTGGCTGAGAAGGCAAGTCAGTTGCTGGAGGATGCGACGCGTATGAAACAGAGCATATCAGATGGCAACGAACTGATAGTCGATGTTTCGAGGCAGGTTCAGAGCGCTTTCGAACTGTCCTCGCGGGCGCAGGCTGACATAGACGAGCTGAAAACGATTTCTGAAAGAATAGGAAAGATAACGGAAGTCATAAGCAACATTTCTGAGCAAACGAACTTGCTGGCGTTGAACGCGGCCATCGAAGCTGCCAGAGCTGGTGAAGCGGGAAGGGGTTTTGCTGTCGTGGCCGAGGAGATCAGAAAACTCGCAAGTCAGACGAAAAACTCCGTACAGCAGATCGATGAACTGCTGACGAACACAAACAGAACTGTTCTCGCCGTGGTTCAGTCGGTTTCGTCGCTGCGTCAAGCCGTGTTGCATGTTCACAACAGGCAGAAAGAGCTTTCGGGTCTTCTGGAGCAAGTCTGGCAGAGACTGCAGAGGACCGTTGAGACCTTCCAGTTTGTGGCCGAAACGATCCGCCAGCATGGGGTTTCCGCCGAGGAGGTTTCGCGCGCTTCGAACAGCGCGTTCGAAGCCGTTGCAAGAATAAGTGAGGAGGCATCAAGGACGCAGGAGCTGGTGGACGAACGTCAAAAAGCTGTGCAACAGTTGGAGAGGGTGGTCGAAGAGCTGATAAAATCTATTTTGCAACTGAAGCAGAAACTTGATTCTTTCGTGACGGGGTGA